A region from the Brassica napus cultivar Da-Ae chromosome C8, Da-Ae, whole genome shotgun sequence genome encodes:
- the LOC106367743 gene encoding glutamate receptor 3.6 isoform X1, whose amino-acid sequence MAILSGGGSCLETENMKWLLLLLLLFHAVPLQGQSTNVSPRPQVVNIGSVFTFKSLIGKVIKVAMQAAVDDVNANPTVLNNTRLNIIMHDTKFNGFMSIMEPLRFMENKTVAIIGPQRPTSARVVSHVATELKIPILSFTATDPTMSPRQFPFFIRTSQNDLFQMAAIADIVHHYGWREVIAIYGDDDYGQNGVAALGDKLAEKRCRISYKAALPPEPTRENITNLLIKVALSESRIIVVHAYFIWGLEVFNVAQHLGMMSSGYVWIATNWLSTIIDTNSPPLPNNIQGVIALRLHTPDSVMKKSFVQRWRNVTNVGLSTYGLYAYDTVWLLAHAIDDHLQRGGNVSFSKSPIIPELRGGNLHLDALKVFDGGNTFLESILKVDRVGLTGRMKFTKDRNLVNPAFDVINVIGTGHRTIGYWSDHLGLSVMPPEELEKTSSSGQKLHSVVWPGQTTQNPRGWVFSNNGRHLRIGVPNRYRFEEVVSVQSNGVITGFCVDVFVAALSLLPYAVPYELVALGNGHDNPSNTELVRLITAGVFDAGVGDITIITERTKMADFTQPYVESGLVVVAPVKKLGSSAMAFLRPFTPQMWLIAASSFLIVGAVIWCLEHKHNDDFRGPPRRQVITTFWFSFSTLFFSHRETTVSNLGRIVLLLWLFVVLIINSSYTASLTSILTVHQLSSPIKGIETLETNNDPIGYPQGSFVRDYLVNELRIHESRLVPLRSPEEYEKALRDGPGKGGVAAIVDERAYIELFLSNRCEFGIVGQEFTKNGWGFAFPRNSPLAVDVSTAILQLSENGDLQRIRDKWLLRKACSLQGAEIEVDRLELKSFWGLFVVCGLACVVALAVYIVLMIRKFGRHCPVEAEGSIRRRSSPSASIHSFLSFVKEKEEDVKARSSRERQLEDI is encoded by the exons ATGGCAATTTTAAGTGGTG GAGGAAGCTGCCTGGAAACTGAGAACATGAAGTGGCTTCTGCTCTTGCTGCTTCTCTTCCATGCTGTTCCTCTACAAGGACAATCCACAAATGTCTCTCCCAGACCCCAAGTTGTGAACATCGGCTCCGTTTTCACATTCAAGTCTCTCATTGGTAAAGTCATCAAAGTAGCTATGCAAGCCGCCGTTGACGACGTGAATGCCAACCCCACCGTTCTCAACAACACTCGACTCAATATCATCATGCACGACACCAAATTCAACGGCTTCATGAGCATCATGGAAC CTCTACGGTTCATGGAGAACAAGACAGTAGCCATAATTGGGCCTCAGAGACCAACATCAGCCCGTGTAGTCTCCCACGTCGCAACAGAGCTAAAGATCCCTATACTCTCCTTCACCGCCACAGACCCAACCATGTCTCCTCGTCAGTTCCCTTTCTTCATCCGAACTTCGCAAAACGATCTCTTCCAGATGGCCGCCATTGCAGACATTGTCCACCACTACGGTTGGAGAGAAGTCATCGCAATCTACGGAGACGATGATTACGGCCAAAACGGTGTAGCTGCTCTGGGAGACAAGTTAGCAGAGAAGCGTTGCAGAATCTCATACAAAGCAGCTTTGCCCCCAGAACCCACCAGAGAGAACATCACCAACTTGCTGATTAAAGTAGCTTTGAGCGAGTCACGCATCATTGTTGTCCACGCTTATTTCATCTGGGGCCTTGAGGTCTTCAATGTGGCTCAGCATCTCGGTATGATGAGCTCTGGCTATGTGTGGATTGCTACCAATTGGCTTTCTACCATCATAGACACaaactctcctcctcttccCAATAACATTCAAGGAGTCATCGCGCTGCGCCTGCACACTCCTGACTCCGTCATGAAGAAGAGCTTCGTTCAGAGGTGGCGTAACGTAACTAATGTTGGACTCAGCACTTACGGACTGTATGCTTACGACACCGTCTGGCTGCTCGCTCACGCCATTGATGATCATCTCCAGAGAGGTGGAAACGTTTCATTTTCCAAGAGTCCGATTATACCTGAGCTTAGAGGTGGGAACTTGCACCTTGACGCTCTCAAAGTCTTTGACGGAGGAAATACATTTCTCGAGAGCATCTTGAAGGTTGATAGAGTCGGCTTAACGGGTAGGATGAAGTTTACTAAAGACAGAAACCTTGTGAATCCAGCGTTTGATGTGATTAACGTCATTGGCACTGGTCACAGGACAATTGGTTACTGGTCTGATCATCTAGGCTTGTCTGTGATGCCCCCTGAGGAGTTGGAGAAGACATCTTCTTCGGGGCAGAAGCTTCATAGCGTTGTCTGGCCAGGGCAGACCACGCAGAATCCACGTGGATGGGTGTTCTCGAACAATGGAAGACATTTGAGGATTGGAGTTCCGAATCGTTACAGGTTCGAAGAGGTTGTCTCGGTTCAAAGCAACGGGGTCATCACTGGCTTCTGTGTTGATGTCTTTGTGGCCGCTCTCAGTTTACTACCTTATGCAGTTCCCTATGAGCTTGTAGCTTTGGGGAATGGTCATGATAATCCAAGTAACACCGAGCTAGTGCGCTTGATAACGGCTGGG GTGTTCGATGCTGGTGTTGGTGATATAACCATCATAACGGAGAGAACCAAAATGGCGGATTTTACGCAGCCGTATGTGGAGTCAGGGCTAGTGGTAGTGGCTCCTGTTAAGAAGTTAGGTTCCAGTGCTATGGCGTTCTTGAGGCCGTTCACTCCCCAGATGTGGCTTATTGCAGCTTCTTCTTTCCTCATTGTTGGTGCTGTCATTTGGTGTCTGGAGCACAAACACAATGACGACTTTCGAGGTCCTCCTCGCAGACAAGTCATCACTACTTTCTG GTTCAGCTTCTCAACTCTTTTCTTCTCGCATA GAGAGACGACGGTCAGCAACCTTGGACGAATAGTGCTGCTACTATGGCTATTCGTAGTTCTCATAATCAACTCAAGTTATACCGCCAGCCTCACCTCAATTCTGACAGTTCATCAGCTATCATCACCAATCAAAGGCATAGAAACATTGGAAACAAACAATGATCCCATTGGTTATCCACAAGGCTCGTTTGTCAGAGACTATCTAGTCAACGAGCTCAGGATCCATGAGTCAAGACTAGTCCCTCTTCGGTCTCCAGAGGAATACGAGAAGGCCTTGAGAGATGGTCCAGGAAAAGGTGGTGTTGCTGCTATTGTTGATGAACGTGCTTACATTGAGCTTTTCCTCTCAAACCGATGCGAGTTCGGCATAGTTGGTCAAGAGTTCACTAAAAACGGTTGGGGATTT GCATTCCCACGTAACTCTCCTTTGGCTGTTGACGTTTCAACGGCGATTCTGCAGCTATCAGAGAATGGAGATTTGCAGAGAATAAGAGACAAATGGTTGCTAAGGAAAGCTTGTTCTTTGCAAGGCGCAGAGATAGAAGTGGATAGGCTGGAGCTTAAGAGCTTTTGGGGATTGTTTGTGGTGTGTGGACTGGCATGCGTTGTTGCTCTTGCGGTGTATATAGTGCTGATGATACGTAAATTTGGAAGACACTGTCCTGTAGAAGCAGAGGGGTCGATAAGGAGAAGAAGCTCACCGTCCGCAAGTATCCAttcctttctctcttttgtgaaagagaaagaagaagacgtCAAGGCTCGGTCCTCTAGAGAAAGGCAGCTTGAAGATATCTAA
- the LOC106367743 gene encoding glutamate receptor 3.6 isoform X2, protein MKWLLLLLLLFHAVPLQGQSTNVSPRPQVVNIGSVFTFKSLIGKVIKVAMQAAVDDVNANPTVLNNTRLNIIMHDTKFNGFMSIMEPLRFMENKTVAIIGPQRPTSARVVSHVATELKIPILSFTATDPTMSPRQFPFFIRTSQNDLFQMAAIADIVHHYGWREVIAIYGDDDYGQNGVAALGDKLAEKRCRISYKAALPPEPTRENITNLLIKVALSESRIIVVHAYFIWGLEVFNVAQHLGMMSSGYVWIATNWLSTIIDTNSPPLPNNIQGVIALRLHTPDSVMKKSFVQRWRNVTNVGLSTYGLYAYDTVWLLAHAIDDHLQRGGNVSFSKSPIIPELRGGNLHLDALKVFDGGNTFLESILKVDRVGLTGRMKFTKDRNLVNPAFDVINVIGTGHRTIGYWSDHLGLSVMPPEELEKTSSSGQKLHSVVWPGQTTQNPRGWVFSNNGRHLRIGVPNRYRFEEVVSVQSNGVITGFCVDVFVAALSLLPYAVPYELVALGNGHDNPSNTELVRLITAGVFDAGVGDITIITERTKMADFTQPYVESGLVVVAPVKKLGSSAMAFLRPFTPQMWLIAASSFLIVGAVIWCLEHKHNDDFRGPPRRQVITTFWFSFSTLFFSHRETTVSNLGRIVLLLWLFVVLIINSSYTASLTSILTVHQLSSPIKGIETLETNNDPIGYPQGSFVRDYLVNELRIHESRLVPLRSPEEYEKALRDGPGKGGVAAIVDERAYIELFLSNRCEFGIVGQEFTKNGWGFAFPRNSPLAVDVSTAILQLSENGDLQRIRDKWLLRKACSLQGAEIEVDRLELKSFWGLFVVCGLACVVALAVYIVLMIRKFGRHCPVEAEGSIRRRSSPSASIHSFLSFVKEKEEDVKARSSRERQLEDI, encoded by the exons ATGAAGTGGCTTCTGCTCTTGCTGCTTCTCTTCCATGCTGTTCCTCTACAAGGACAATCCACAAATGTCTCTCCCAGACCCCAAGTTGTGAACATCGGCTCCGTTTTCACATTCAAGTCTCTCATTGGTAAAGTCATCAAAGTAGCTATGCAAGCCGCCGTTGACGACGTGAATGCCAACCCCACCGTTCTCAACAACACTCGACTCAATATCATCATGCACGACACCAAATTCAACGGCTTCATGAGCATCATGGAAC CTCTACGGTTCATGGAGAACAAGACAGTAGCCATAATTGGGCCTCAGAGACCAACATCAGCCCGTGTAGTCTCCCACGTCGCAACAGAGCTAAAGATCCCTATACTCTCCTTCACCGCCACAGACCCAACCATGTCTCCTCGTCAGTTCCCTTTCTTCATCCGAACTTCGCAAAACGATCTCTTCCAGATGGCCGCCATTGCAGACATTGTCCACCACTACGGTTGGAGAGAAGTCATCGCAATCTACGGAGACGATGATTACGGCCAAAACGGTGTAGCTGCTCTGGGAGACAAGTTAGCAGAGAAGCGTTGCAGAATCTCATACAAAGCAGCTTTGCCCCCAGAACCCACCAGAGAGAACATCACCAACTTGCTGATTAAAGTAGCTTTGAGCGAGTCACGCATCATTGTTGTCCACGCTTATTTCATCTGGGGCCTTGAGGTCTTCAATGTGGCTCAGCATCTCGGTATGATGAGCTCTGGCTATGTGTGGATTGCTACCAATTGGCTTTCTACCATCATAGACACaaactctcctcctcttccCAATAACATTCAAGGAGTCATCGCGCTGCGCCTGCACACTCCTGACTCCGTCATGAAGAAGAGCTTCGTTCAGAGGTGGCGTAACGTAACTAATGTTGGACTCAGCACTTACGGACTGTATGCTTACGACACCGTCTGGCTGCTCGCTCACGCCATTGATGATCATCTCCAGAGAGGTGGAAACGTTTCATTTTCCAAGAGTCCGATTATACCTGAGCTTAGAGGTGGGAACTTGCACCTTGACGCTCTCAAAGTCTTTGACGGAGGAAATACATTTCTCGAGAGCATCTTGAAGGTTGATAGAGTCGGCTTAACGGGTAGGATGAAGTTTACTAAAGACAGAAACCTTGTGAATCCAGCGTTTGATGTGATTAACGTCATTGGCACTGGTCACAGGACAATTGGTTACTGGTCTGATCATCTAGGCTTGTCTGTGATGCCCCCTGAGGAGTTGGAGAAGACATCTTCTTCGGGGCAGAAGCTTCATAGCGTTGTCTGGCCAGGGCAGACCACGCAGAATCCACGTGGATGGGTGTTCTCGAACAATGGAAGACATTTGAGGATTGGAGTTCCGAATCGTTACAGGTTCGAAGAGGTTGTCTCGGTTCAAAGCAACGGGGTCATCACTGGCTTCTGTGTTGATGTCTTTGTGGCCGCTCTCAGTTTACTACCTTATGCAGTTCCCTATGAGCTTGTAGCTTTGGGGAATGGTCATGATAATCCAAGTAACACCGAGCTAGTGCGCTTGATAACGGCTGGG GTGTTCGATGCTGGTGTTGGTGATATAACCATCATAACGGAGAGAACCAAAATGGCGGATTTTACGCAGCCGTATGTGGAGTCAGGGCTAGTGGTAGTGGCTCCTGTTAAGAAGTTAGGTTCCAGTGCTATGGCGTTCTTGAGGCCGTTCACTCCCCAGATGTGGCTTATTGCAGCTTCTTCTTTCCTCATTGTTGGTGCTGTCATTTGGTGTCTGGAGCACAAACACAATGACGACTTTCGAGGTCCTCCTCGCAGACAAGTCATCACTACTTTCTG GTTCAGCTTCTCAACTCTTTTCTTCTCGCATA GAGAGACGACGGTCAGCAACCTTGGACGAATAGTGCTGCTACTATGGCTATTCGTAGTTCTCATAATCAACTCAAGTTATACCGCCAGCCTCACCTCAATTCTGACAGTTCATCAGCTATCATCACCAATCAAAGGCATAGAAACATTGGAAACAAACAATGATCCCATTGGTTATCCACAAGGCTCGTTTGTCAGAGACTATCTAGTCAACGAGCTCAGGATCCATGAGTCAAGACTAGTCCCTCTTCGGTCTCCAGAGGAATACGAGAAGGCCTTGAGAGATGGTCCAGGAAAAGGTGGTGTTGCTGCTATTGTTGATGAACGTGCTTACATTGAGCTTTTCCTCTCAAACCGATGCGAGTTCGGCATAGTTGGTCAAGAGTTCACTAAAAACGGTTGGGGATTT GCATTCCCACGTAACTCTCCTTTGGCTGTTGACGTTTCAACGGCGATTCTGCAGCTATCAGAGAATGGAGATTTGCAGAGAATAAGAGACAAATGGTTGCTAAGGAAAGCTTGTTCTTTGCAAGGCGCAGAGATAGAAGTGGATAGGCTGGAGCTTAAGAGCTTTTGGGGATTGTTTGTGGTGTGTGGACTGGCATGCGTTGTTGCTCTTGCGGTGTATATAGTGCTGATGATACGTAAATTTGGAAGACACTGTCCTGTAGAAGCAGAGGGGTCGATAAGGAGAAGAAGCTCACCGTCCGCAAGTATCCAttcctttctctcttttgtgaaagagaaagaagaagacgtCAAGGCTCGGTCCTCTAGAGAAAGGCAGCTTGAAGATATCTAA